Proteins from a genomic interval of Aquabacterium sp. J223:
- the ppsA gene encoding phosphoenolpyruvate synthase, which yields MSSARLAATALVVPFENLRMTDVEVVGGKNASLGEMISQLAASGVRVPGGFATTAHAFRQFLQHGGLTEKINQRLSALDTDDVRALAEAGAEIRHWVEQQPFPADLEQAIRAEFERLTAGSPDASFAVRSSATAEDLPDASFAGQQETFLNVVGIEEVLAKMKEVFASLYNDRAISYRVHKGFAHADVALSAGVQRMVRSDLGAAGVMFTIDTESGFSDVVFVTASYGLGETVVQGAVNPDEFYVHKPTLKAGRQAVIRRNLGSKLIKMEFASPEEKAASGKLVKTVDTPVEQRNRYSLNDAEVTELARYALVIEQHYGRPMDIEWGKDGRDGQLYILQARPETVKSQSAGKAEQRYKLLGDRSKSTVLAEGRAIGQKIGTGPVRLVTSISEMDRVQPGDVLVTDMTDPNWEPVMKRAAAIVTNRGGRTCHAAIIARELGIPAVVGCGDATEKLTDGALVTVACSEGDTGYIYDGLIEAEVTDIQRGEMPYCPVKIMMNVGNPTLAFEFAQMPNAGVGLARLEFIINNNIGVHPKAILDYPNVDAELKKAVESVARGHASPRAFYVDKLVEGIATIAAAFWPKPVIVRLSDFKSNEYRKLIGGSRYEPDEENPMLGFRGASRYVSSDFSDAFAMECEALRRVRVDMGLDNVEIMVPFVRTLAQAQKVGEMLASRGLKRGQDGLKLIMMCEVPSNAILAEQFLEHFDGMSIGSNDLTQLTLGLDRDSGLEQLAGDFDERDPAVKALISRAIAACRATGKYVGICGQGPSDHADFADWLAAEGIVSISLNPDTVVDTWERLAKR from the coding sequence ATGTCTTCTGCGCGCCTGGCGGCGACCGCCCTGGTCGTACCGTTTGAGAACCTGAGAATGACCGACGTCGAGGTGGTGGGCGGCAAGAACGCCAGCCTCGGCGAAATGATCAGCCAGCTTGCCGCCTCCGGCGTGCGGGTGCCCGGCGGCTTCGCCACCACGGCACACGCCTTCCGCCAGTTCCTCCAGCACGGCGGCCTGACCGAGAAGATCAACCAGCGGCTGTCCGCCCTGGACACCGACGACGTGCGGGCGCTGGCCGAGGCCGGTGCCGAGATCCGCCACTGGGTCGAGCAGCAGCCGTTTCCGGCCGACCTGGAGCAGGCCATCCGCGCCGAGTTCGAGCGCCTGACCGCCGGCTCGCCCGACGCGTCGTTCGCGGTGCGCTCGTCGGCCACCGCCGAGGACCTGCCCGACGCCTCCTTCGCCGGCCAGCAGGAGACCTTCCTCAACGTGGTGGGCATCGAGGAGGTGCTGGCCAAGATGAAGGAAGTCTTCGCCTCGCTCTACAACGACCGCGCCATCAGCTACCGCGTGCACAAGGGCTTCGCCCATGCCGACGTGGCGCTGTCGGCGGGCGTGCAGCGCATGGTGCGTTCCGACCTCGGCGCCGCCGGCGTGATGTTCACCATCGACACCGAGAGCGGCTTCTCCGACGTGGTGTTCGTCACCGCCAGCTACGGCCTGGGCGAGACCGTGGTCCAGGGGGCGGTGAACCCGGACGAGTTCTACGTCCACAAGCCGACGCTGAAGGCGGGCCGCCAGGCGGTCATCCGCCGCAACCTGGGCTCCAAGCTGATCAAGATGGAGTTCGCCTCGCCCGAGGAGAAGGCGGCCAGCGGCAAGCTGGTGAAGACGGTGGACACGCCGGTGGAGCAGCGCAACCGCTACTCGCTGAACGACGCCGAGGTCACCGAGCTGGCCCGCTACGCGCTGGTCATCGAGCAGCACTACGGCCGGCCGATGGACATCGAGTGGGGCAAGGACGGCCGCGACGGCCAGCTCTACATCCTGCAGGCCCGGCCGGAGACGGTGAAGAGCCAGTCCGCCGGCAAGGCGGAACAGCGCTACAAGCTGCTCGGCGACCGAAGCAAGAGCACGGTGCTGGCCGAAGGCCGCGCCATCGGCCAGAAGATCGGCACCGGCCCCGTCCGGCTGGTCACCTCCATCTCCGAGATGGACCGGGTGCAGCCGGGCGACGTGCTGGTCACCGACATGACCGACCCCAACTGGGAGCCGGTGATGAAGCGGGCCGCCGCCATCGTCACCAACCGCGGCGGCCGCACCTGCCACGCCGCCATCATCGCCCGCGAGCTGGGCATCCCGGCGGTGGTCGGCTGCGGCGACGCGACCGAGAAGCTGACCGACGGCGCCCTGGTCACCGTCGCCTGCTCCGAAGGCGACACCGGCTACATCTACGACGGCCTGATCGAGGCCGAGGTCACCGACATCCAGCGCGGCGAGATGCCGTACTGCCCGGTGAAGATCATGATGAACGTCGGCAACCCGACGCTGGCCTTCGAGTTCGCGCAGATGCCCAACGCCGGCGTCGGCCTGGCGCGGCTGGAGTTCATCATCAACAACAACATCGGCGTCCATCCGAAGGCCATCCTCGACTATCCCAACGTCGATGCCGAGCTGAAGAAGGCGGTGGAGTCGGTGGCCCGCGGCCATGCCAGCCCGCGCGCCTTCTACGTCGACAAGCTGGTGGAGGGCATCGCCACCATCGCCGCCGCGTTCTGGCCCAAGCCGGTGATCGTGCGGCTGTCGGACTTCAAGTCCAACGAGTACCGCAAGCTGATCGGCGGCTCGCGCTACGAGCCGGATGAAGAGAACCCGATGCTGGGCTTCCGCGGCGCGAGCCGCTACGTCAGCAGCGACTTCAGCGACGCCTTCGCCATGGAGTGCGAGGCGCTGCGCCGCGTGCGGGTGGACATGGGCCTGGACAACGTCGAAATCATGGTGCCCTTCGTGCGCACGCTGGCGCAGGCGCAGAAGGTGGGCGAGATGCTCGCCTCGCGCGGCCTGAAGCGCGGGCAGGACGGCCTGAAGCTGATCATGATGTGCGAGGTGCCGAGCAACGCCATCCTGGCCGAGCAGTTCCTGGAGCATTTCGACGGCATGTCGATCGGCTCCAACGACCTGACGCAGCTCACCCTGGGCCTGGACCGGGACTCGGGGCTGGAACAGCTGGCGGGCGATTTCGACGAGCGCGACCCGGCGGTGAAGGCGCTGATCTCGCGTGCCATCGCCGCCTGCCGCGCCACCGGCAAGTACGTCGGCATCTGCGGCCAGGGCCCGAGCGACCACGCGGACTTCGCCGATTGGCTGGCGGCCGAGGGCATCGTGTCGATCTCCCTCAACCCCGACACGGTGGTCGACACCTGGGAGCGGCTGGCCAAGCGCTGA
- the rpsF gene encoding 30S ribosomal protein S6, which yields MRHYEIVLLIHPDQSEQVPAMLERYRTLVANAGGKVHRVEDWGRRQLAYMIQKLAKAHYLCLNIECSKETLAELETGFRFNDAVLRHLTVAKDKAETTPSVMMKAVEKEEARKAPAPQQTEAAA from the coding sequence ATGCGTCATTACGAAATCGTGCTGCTGATCCATCCGGATCAGAGCGAGCAGGTTCCAGCGATGCTGGAGCGCTACCGGACCCTCGTCGCCAATGCCGGCGGCAAGGTGCACCGCGTGGAGGACTGGGGCCGCCGCCAGCTGGCCTACATGATCCAGAAGCTCGCCAAGGCCCACTACCTGTGCCTCAACATCGAGTGCAGCAAGGAAACCCTGGCCGAACTGGAGACGGGCTTCCGCTTCAACGACGCCGTGCTGCGCCACCTCACCGTCGCCAAGGACAAGGCCGAGACCACCCCGTCGGTGATGATGAAGGCGGTCGAGAAGGAAGAGGCCCGCAAGGCGCCCGCGCCCCAGCAGACCGAAGCCGCCGCCTGA
- the priB gene encoding primosomal replication protein N: MNRLLLSARLIERGALRYTPAGLPALDVALKHESEVEEDGKPRQVSLELRAVAIGSITQPLQRLAVGEAGEFAGFITAGRNGRGWVFHITALEPA; this comes from the coding sequence GTGAACCGGCTGCTGCTGTCGGCCCGGTTGATCGAGCGGGGCGCGCTGCGTTACACCCCGGCCGGACTGCCCGCCCTCGACGTCGCGCTGAAGCACGAATCCGAGGTCGAGGAGGACGGCAAGCCCCGCCAGGTGTCGCTGGAACTGCGCGCGGTGGCGATCGGGTCGATCACGCAGCCGCTGCAGCGGCTGGCGGTGGGCGAGGCCGGCGAGTTCGCCGGTTTCATCACCGCCGGGCGCAACGGGCGCGGATGGGTCTTCCACATCACGGCGCTGGAGCCCGCCTGA
- the rpsR gene encoding 30S ribosomal protein S18 codes for MPPPRGKGRFNKDRRPKRNQQSLLFRRKRFCRFTVAGVESIDYKDIDTLRDFVGENGKITPARLTGTRAFFQRQLTTAIKRARFLALLPYSDQHKV; via the coding sequence ATGCCCCCACCCCGTGGCAAAGGTCGGTTCAACAAGGACCGCCGTCCCAAGCGCAACCAGCAGTCGCTGCTGTTCCGCCGCAAGCGTTTCTGCCGCTTCACCGTCGCCGGCGTCGAGTCGATCGACTACAAGGACATCGACACCCTGCGCGACTTCGTCGGCGAGAACGGCAAGATCACGCCGGCCCGCCTGACCGGCACTCGCGCGTTCTTCCAGCGCCAGCTGACCACCGCGATCAAGCGCGCCCGCTTCCTGGCGCTGCTGCCGTACAGCGACCAGCACAAGGTCTAA
- the rplI gene encoding 50S ribosomal protein L9 has translation MQVILLEKVANLGNLGDVVKVKDGYARNFLIPTKQARRATESAIKEFEARRAELEKVAAEKLSGARAQGDKLGGKTVKIAQKAGVDGRLFGSVTNQDIATALKGQGFDIAKAQVRLPNGPLKTVGEHPVTVALHTDVVVDLTVAVVPEAD, from the coding sequence ATGCAAGTGATCCTGCTCGAGAAGGTCGCCAACCTCGGCAACCTGGGCGACGTCGTCAAGGTCAAGGACGGTTACGCCCGCAATTTCCTGATCCCGACCAAGCAGGCGCGCCGCGCCACCGAATCGGCGATCAAGGAGTTCGAAGCGCGCCGCGCCGAACTGGAGAAGGTCGCCGCGGAGAAGCTGTCCGGCGCCCGCGCCCAGGGCGACAAGCTCGGCGGCAAGACGGTGAAGATCGCGCAGAAGGCCGGCGTCGACGGCCGGCTGTTCGGCTCGGTGACCAACCAGGACATCGCCACCGCGCTGAAGGGCCAGGGCTTCGACATCGCCAAGGCCCAGGTGCGCCTGCCCAACGGTCCGCTGAAGACCGTCGGCGAGCACCCGGTGACCGTGGCGCTGCACACCGACGTGGTGGTCGACCTGACCGTCGCCGTGGTGCCCGAGGCCGACTGA
- a CDS encoding DUF378 domain-containing protein — MANVPPLAARQAGASTLQAIALVLLIVGGLNWALVGLFNFDLVAALFGPMSTLSRIVYVLVGLAALLAFTIFPRLKNRV; from the coding sequence ATGGCCAACGTTCCCCCGCTCGCCGCACGCCAGGCCGGCGCTTCCACGCTGCAGGCCATCGCGCTGGTGCTGCTCATCGTCGGCGGACTGAACTGGGCCCTGGTCGGCCTGTTCAACTTCGACCTCGTCGCGGCCCTGTTCGGCCCGATGTCGACGCTGTCGCGCATCGTCTACGTGCTGGTGGGCCTGGCGGCGCTGCTGGCCTTCACCATCTTCCCGCGCTTGAAGAACCGGGTTTGA
- a CDS encoding PA0069 family radical SAM protein has protein sequence MPSSQPSIPSPPPRKGRGTTWALEHRFTRRSHEVEDDGWGGLDQQVSEQRDAPATEVIEERVKSILTANQSVDISFDLSINPYRGCEHGCIYCFARPTHSYLNLSPGLDFETRIVAKVNAAERLREALRKPGYVPRPLNVGSATDAYQPIERRLRITRGVLEVLCEARHPFSIITKSAGIERDLDLLAPMAAARGCAAYISVTTLDPALARVMEPRAAAPARRLKAIEALARAGVPVGVSVSPLIPFLNEPELERIVAAAADAGAGSAFGIVVRLPWEVSPLFQQWLEQHFPDRAARVMARIRDLRGGKANDPRFGTRMTGEGVWAQLVAQRLQKARRRHGLDREREPMDFGAFRPPAAADGAGPPQASLF, from the coding sequence ATGCCGTCCAGCCAGCCATCGATCCCGTCGCCCCCGCCCCGCAAGGGCCGCGGCACCACCTGGGCGCTGGAGCACCGCTTCACCCGCCGGTCGCACGAGGTGGAGGACGACGGCTGGGGCGGCCTGGACCAGCAGGTCAGCGAGCAACGGGACGCCCCCGCCACCGAGGTGATCGAGGAACGGGTCAAGAGCATCCTCACCGCCAACCAGTCGGTGGACATCAGCTTCGACCTGTCGATCAACCCCTACCGCGGCTGCGAGCACGGCTGCATCTACTGCTTCGCCCGGCCCACCCACAGCTACCTCAACCTGTCGCCGGGGCTGGACTTCGAGACCCGCATCGTCGCCAAGGTCAACGCCGCCGAGCGGCTGCGCGAGGCGCTGCGCAAGCCGGGCTACGTGCCGCGGCCGCTCAACGTCGGCTCGGCCACCGACGCCTACCAGCCGATCGAGCGGCGGCTGCGCATCACCCGCGGCGTGCTGGAGGTGCTGTGCGAGGCGCGGCACCCGTTCTCCATCATCACCAAGTCCGCCGGCATCGAACGCGACCTCGACCTGCTGGCGCCGATGGCCGCGGCCAGGGGCTGCGCCGCCTACATCTCGGTGACCACGCTGGACCCGGCCCTGGCCCGGGTGATGGAGCCGCGGGCCGCGGCACCGGCGCGCCGGCTCAAGGCCATCGAGGCGCTGGCGCGGGCCGGCGTGCCGGTGGGCGTCAGCGTGTCGCCGCTCATCCCCTTCCTCAACGAGCCGGAGCTGGAGCGCATCGTCGCCGCGGCGGCCGACGCCGGCGCCGGCAGCGCCTTCGGCATCGTGGTGCGGCTGCCGTGGGAGGTGAGCCCGCTGTTCCAGCAGTGGCTGGAACAGCACTTCCCCGACCGCGCCGCGCGCGTCATGGCGCGCATCCGCGACTTGCGTGGCGGCAAGGCCAACGACCCGCGCTTCGGCACCCGCATGACCGGCGAGGGCGTGTGGGCGCAGCTCGTCGCGCAGAGGCTGCAGAAGGCGCGCCGGCGCCACGGCCTGGACCGCGAGCGCGAGCCGATGGACTTCGGCGCCTTCCGCCCGCCGGCAGCGGCCGACGGCGCCGGGCCGCCGCAGGCCAGCCTGTTCTGA
- the gcvP gene encoding aminomethyl-transferring glycine dehydrogenase produces MPTVPALTTDGEFVARHIGPDARDEAAMLATIGVASRQALIDAVVPPSIRRPAPMVLPPALGEAEALAELRAIAGKNRVLKSFIGQGYHGTRTPGVILRNVLENPAWYTAYTPYQAEISQGRLEALLNFQTMVCDLTAMPIANASLLDEATAAAEAMTLARRSVKSRSNVFVVAGDAHPQTIEVIRTRAKPLGIELVVADSAEAWEQAMAGDCFAALIQYPASSGWVHDWAPDVQRLHAQQAACIVAADLLALTMLKPPGEWGADIVVGSTQRFGMPMCNGGPHAAYIACRDAFKRSLPGRLVGVSVDAHGQPALRLALQTREQHIRREKATSNICTAQVLPAVVASLYAVYHGPEGLKRIAERVAALTAILAEGLRRLGFRSRHHDTAFDTISLHVAGQAQAIAARAVAQGANLRVAWQDYVCISLDETHTPADVEGLWRIVAGDGVALPSFEAVAAAAPPLIPPGLRRTSGFLGHPVFNTHHSETEMLRYIRSLSDKDLALDRTMIPLGSCTMKLNATSEMIPITWPAFADIHPFAPADQREGYALLDAQLRDWLCQATGYAGISLQPNAGSQGEYAGLLAIQAWHASRGEAHRDICLIPASAHGTNPASAQMVGLEVVVTACDAQGNVDLADLKAKCEQHRDRLSCVMITYPSTHGVFEAEVRALCALVHAHGGRVYVDGANLNALVGIAAPGEFGGDVSHLNLHKTFCIPHGGGGPGVGPVAVVADLVPFLPGHETGGVPTGHAEHGVGAVSAAPLGNAGVLPISWMYCRMMGADGLRQATEVAILSANYIAARLRAHYPVLYSGGADGLAGGGVAHECILDLRPLKDATGITAEDVAKRLIDYGFHAPTLSFPVPGTLMVEPTESEPKAELDRFCEAMIAIRAEIARVERGDWPREANPLKQAPHTAEALLAADWPHAHSREQAAFPLPALKGRKYWPPVGRIDNAWGDRNLFCSCVPVAEAAASGDDESERAAVAAGVDE; encoded by the coding sequence ATGCCCACCGTGCCCGCGCTCACCACCGACGGCGAGTTCGTCGCCCGCCACATCGGCCCCGACGCCCGCGACGAGGCGGCCATGCTGGCCACCATCGGCGTCGCCTCGCGTCAGGCGCTGATCGACGCGGTGGTGCCGCCGAGCATCCGCCGGCCGGCGCCGATGGTGCTGCCGCCGGCCCTGGGCGAGGCCGAGGCGCTGGCCGAGCTGCGCGCCATCGCCGGCAAGAACCGGGTGCTCAAGAGTTTCATCGGCCAGGGCTACCACGGCACCCGCACGCCGGGCGTCATCCTGCGCAACGTGCTGGAGAACCCGGCCTGGTACACCGCCTACACGCCCTACCAGGCCGAGATCTCGCAGGGGCGGCTGGAGGCGCTGCTCAACTTCCAGACCATGGTCTGCGACCTGACGGCGATGCCCATCGCCAACGCCTCGCTGCTGGACGAGGCCACCGCCGCCGCCGAGGCGATGACGCTGGCCCGGCGCAGCGTGAAGAGCCGCAGCAACGTCTTCGTCGTCGCCGGCGACGCGCACCCGCAGACGATCGAGGTGATCCGCACCAGGGCCAAGCCGCTGGGCATCGAGCTGGTGGTCGCCGATTCGGCCGAGGCCTGGGAACAGGCGATGGCCGGCGACTGCTTCGCCGCGCTGATCCAGTACCCCGCCAGCAGCGGCTGGGTGCACGACTGGGCGCCGGACGTGCAGCGGCTGCACGCCCAGCAGGCGGCCTGCATCGTCGCCGCCGACCTGCTGGCGCTGACGATGCTGAAGCCGCCGGGCGAATGGGGCGCCGACATCGTGGTCGGCAGCACCCAGCGCTTCGGCATGCCGATGTGCAACGGCGGCCCGCACGCCGCCTACATCGCCTGCCGCGACGCCTTCAAGCGCTCGCTGCCCGGCCGGCTGGTGGGCGTCAGCGTCGACGCGCACGGCCAGCCGGCGCTGCGGCTGGCGCTGCAGACGCGCGAGCAGCACATCCGCCGCGAGAAGGCGACGTCCAACATCTGCACGGCGCAGGTGCTGCCGGCGGTGGTGGCCAGCCTGTACGCGGTCTACCACGGGCCCGAGGGGCTGAAGCGCATCGCCGAGCGGGTGGCGGCGCTGACCGCCATCCTGGCCGAGGGCCTGAGGCGGCTGGGCTTCCGCTCGCGCCACCACGACACCGCCTTCGACACGATCAGCCTGCACGTGGCGGGACAGGCCCAGGCCATCGCCGCGCGGGCCGTCGCGCAGGGCGCCAACCTGCGGGTGGCCTGGCAGGACTACGTCTGCATCAGCCTCGACGAGACGCACACGCCGGCCGACGTCGAAGGGCTGTGGCGCATCGTCGCCGGCGACGGCGTGGCCCTGCCGTCGTTCGAGGCGGTGGCCGCCGCGGCGCCGCCGCTGATCCCGCCCGGCCTGCGCCGCACCAGCGGCTTCCTCGGCCACCCGGTGTTCAACACCCACCACAGCGAGACCGAGATGCTGCGCTACATCCGCAGCCTGTCGGACAAGGACCTGGCGCTGGACCGCACGATGATCCCGCTGGGCAGCTGCACGATGAAGCTCAACGCCACCAGCGAGATGATCCCCATCACCTGGCCGGCGTTCGCGGACATCCATCCCTTCGCGCCGGCCGACCAGCGCGAGGGTTACGCGCTGCTCGATGCGCAGCTGCGCGACTGGCTGTGCCAGGCCACCGGTTACGCCGGCATCAGCCTGCAGCCCAACGCCGGCTCGCAGGGCGAGTACGCCGGCCTGCTGGCCATCCAGGCCTGGCATGCCAGCCGCGGCGAGGCGCACCGCGACATCTGCCTCATCCCCGCCTCGGCGCACGGCACCAACCCGGCCAGCGCGCAGATGGTCGGGCTGGAGGTGGTGGTGACCGCCTGCGATGCGCAGGGCAACGTCGACCTGGCCGACCTGAAGGCGAAGTGCGAGCAGCACCGCGACCGCCTGAGCTGCGTGATGATCACCTACCCCAGCACGCACGGTGTCTTCGAGGCCGAGGTGCGCGCGCTGTGCGCGCTGGTGCATGCGCACGGCGGCCGGGTCTACGTCGACGGCGCCAACCTCAACGCGCTGGTCGGCATCGCCGCGCCGGGCGAGTTCGGCGGCGACGTCAGCCACCTCAACCTGCACAAGACCTTCTGCATCCCGCACGGCGGCGGCGGCCCGGGCGTGGGGCCGGTGGCGGTGGTGGCGGACCTGGTGCCCTTCCTGCCCGGGCACGAGACGGGCGGCGTGCCGACCGGCCATGCCGAACACGGTGTCGGCGCCGTCAGCGCGGCGCCGCTGGGCAACGCCGGCGTGCTGCCGATCAGCTGGATGTACTGCCGCATGATGGGCGCCGACGGCCTGCGCCAGGCCACCGAGGTGGCCATCCTGTCGGCCAACTACATCGCCGCGCGGCTGCGGGCGCACTACCCGGTGCTGTACAGCGGGGGCGCCGACGGCCTGGCCGGAGGCGGCGTGGCGCACGAGTGCATCCTCGACCTGCGGCCGCTGAAGGACGCCACCGGCATCACCGCCGAGGACGTGGCCAAGCGGCTCATCGACTACGGCTTCCACGCGCCGACGCTGAGCTTCCCCGTGCCCGGCACGCTGATGGTCGAGCCCACCGAGAGCGAGCCCAAGGCCGAGCTGGACCGCTTCTGCGAGGCGATGATCGCCATCCGCGCCGAGATCGCCCGCGTCGAGCGCGGCGACTGGCCGCGCGAGGCCAACCCGCTGAAGCAGGCGCCGCACACCGCCGAAGCGCTGCTGGCCGCCGACTGGCCGCACGCCCACAGCCGCGAGCAGGCGGCCTTCCCGCTGCCGGCGCTGAAGGGCCGCAAGTACTGGCCGCCGGTGGGCCGCATCGACAACGCCTGGGGCGACCGCAACCTGTTCTGCAGCTGCGTGCCGGTGGCCGAGGCGGCGGCGTCGGGCGACGACGAGAGCGAACGCGCCGCGGTGGCCGCCGGCGTCGACGAATAA
- the gcvH gene encoding glycine cleavage system protein GcvH: MSTPFRFTKDHEWIAPAADGGPATVGITVHAQDALGDVVFVDLPEVGKAFKQGEVAGVVESVKAAADLYMPVDGEVVEVNEALRADPALANSAPQGEGWFFKVRLSDAAQLDALMDEAAYHELLKGL, translated from the coding sequence ATGAGCACCCCCTTCCGCTTCACCAAGGACCACGAATGGATCGCGCCCGCCGCCGACGGCGGGCCCGCCACCGTCGGCATCACCGTGCACGCCCAGGACGCGCTGGGCGACGTGGTCTTCGTCGACCTGCCGGAGGTCGGCAAGGCCTTCAAGCAGGGCGAGGTGGCCGGCGTGGTCGAGTCCGTCAAGGCCGCGGCCGACCTGTACATGCCGGTGGACGGCGAGGTCGTCGAGGTCAACGAGGCGCTGCGCGCCGACCCGGCGCTGGCCAACAGCGCCCCGCAGGGCGAGGGCTGGTTCTTCAAGGTGCGGCTGTCGGACGCGGCGCAGCTGGACGCGCTGATGGACGAAGCGGCCTACCACGAGCTGCTGAAGGGCCTCTGA
- the gcvT gene encoding glycine cleavage system aminomethyltransferase GcvT, with amino-acid sequence MSTPSSTTSTSDSAALARTPLHALHQRLGARMVAFAGHDMPVSYPAGLVAEHRQCRESAALFDVSHMGQVRVTGRDAARALERLLPADLIGCAVGRMRYSFLLNDDAGILDDLMVCRRGEEDFLLVVNAANKAADQALLEDALGRDIACEPMPDQALLALQGPLAATALTRLESGVQRLAFMHGAPFTLAGADCFVMRSGYTGEDGFEISVPAHQAEALAEALLALPEVGPAGLGARDTLRLEAGLCLHGQDISPATTPVEADLAWALPKVRREGGARAGGHPGAAVIAAQLRDGPSRKRVGLVALDRVPVRAGAPLLDAHGHAIGQVTSGTLMPSQPRPVAMGYVDTPLASVGSRPRAEVRGKPVPMEVVALPFSAHRYHRG; translated from the coding sequence ATGTCCACGCCCTCCAGCACCACCAGCACCTCCGACAGCGCCGCGCTCGCCCGCACCCCGCTGCACGCCCTGCACCAGAGGCTGGGCGCGCGCATGGTGGCCTTCGCCGGCCACGACATGCCGGTGAGCTACCCGGCCGGCCTGGTCGCCGAGCACCGGCAGTGCCGGGAGTCGGCCGCGCTGTTCGACGTCTCGCACATGGGCCAGGTCCGCGTCACCGGCCGCGACGCCGCGCGGGCCCTGGAGCGGCTGCTGCCGGCCGACCTGATCGGCTGCGCCGTCGGCCGCATGCGCTACAGCTTCCTGCTGAACGACGACGCCGGCATCCTCGACGACCTGATGGTCTGCCGCCGCGGCGAGGAAGACTTCCTGCTCGTCGTTAACGCGGCCAACAAGGCCGCCGACCAGGCGCTGCTGGAGGACGCCCTGGGCCGTGACATCGCCTGCGAGCCGATGCCCGACCAGGCGCTGCTGGCGCTGCAGGGCCCGCTGGCCGCCACCGCCCTGACACGGCTGGAATCCGGCGTGCAGCGGCTGGCCTTCATGCACGGGGCGCCGTTCACGCTGGCCGGCGCCGACTGCTTCGTCATGCGCTCCGGCTACACCGGCGAGGACGGCTTCGAGATCTCGGTGCCCGCCCACCAGGCCGAGGCGCTGGCCGAGGCGCTGCTGGCCCTGCCCGAGGTCGGCCCCGCCGGCCTGGGCGCACGCGACACGTTGCGGCTGGAAGCGGGCCTGTGCCTGCACGGCCAGGACATCTCGCCCGCCACCACGCCGGTGGAGGCCGACCTGGCCTGGGCGCTGCCGAAGGTGCGCCGCGAGGGCGGCGCCCGCGCCGGCGGCCACCCCGGCGCCGCGGTCATCGCCGCCCAGTTGCGCGACGGGCCGAGCCGCAAGCGCGTCGGCCTGGTGGCGCTGGACCGCGTGCCGGTGCGCGCCGGCGCGCCGCTGCTCGACGCGCACGGTCACGCCATCGGCCAGGTCACCAGCGGCACGTTGATGCCCTCGCAGCCGCGGCCGGTGGCGATGGGTTATGTCGACACGCCGCTGGCGTCCGTCGGCAGCCGCCCCCGCGCCGAGGTGCGCGGCAAGCCGGTGCCGATGGAGGTCGTGGCCCTGCCCTTCTCGGCCCACCGCTACCACCGCGGCTGA